In the Chromatiales bacterium genome, one interval contains:
- a CDS encoding DUF692 domain-containing protein, giving the protein MNRSDYPVHGAGLGLRREFMTPLAETFPAQIGFLEVAPENWIGIGGALGRAFRRMTERHPFVCHGLSLSIGGPAPLDEGFVRQVGAFLDQHGIRYYSEHLSYCSDDGHLYDLLPIPFTEEAVQHVAGRIRRVQDILGRRIAMENVSYYAAPGRELSEIEFVNAVLAEADCDLLLDVNNIYVNSINHGYDAEAFLNALPGERIAYAHIAGHFEEAEDLRVDTHGDDVVEPVWKLLDKAYARFGAFPTLLERDFNIPPLAELLGEVDRIRSAQSRANVALEQRQARG; this is encoded by the coding sequence ATGAACCGTTCTGACTACCCCGTTCATGGTGCCGGTCTCGGCCTGCGGCGCGAATTCATGACGCCGCTGGCCGAGACCTTTCCCGCGCAGATCGGCTTTCTCGAAGTCGCGCCGGAGAACTGGATCGGCATCGGCGGCGCGCTGGGCCGGGCGTTCCGGCGCATGACCGAGCGGCATCCGTTCGTCTGCCACGGGCTGTCGCTGTCGATCGGCGGGCCCGCGCCGCTCGACGAAGGCTTCGTTCGGCAGGTCGGCGCGTTTCTCGACCAGCACGGCATCCGCTACTACAGCGAACATCTGAGCTATTGCAGCGACGACGGGCATCTGTACGACCTGCTGCCGATTCCGTTCACTGAAGAGGCTGTACAACACGTCGCCGGACGCATCCGGCGGGTACAGGACATCCTCGGCCGGCGCATCGCGATGGAAAACGTGTCGTACTACGCAGCGCCCGGGCGCGAACTGTCCGAAATCGAATTCGTCAACGCAGTGCTTGCGGAGGCCGACTGCGACCTGCTGCTCGACGTCAACAACATTTACGTCAACAGCATCAATCACGGCTACGACGCCGAGGCGTTCCTGAACGCCCTGCCCGGCGAGCGCATCGCCTACGCGCATATCGCCGGCCACTTCGAGGAGGCCGAGGATCTGCGTGTGGACACGCACGGCGACGATGTCGTGGAGCCGGTCTGGAAGCTGTTGGACAAGGCCTACGCGCGCTTCGGCGCGTTTCCGACGCTGCTCGAACGCGACTTCAACATTCCGCCGCTGGCCGAACTGCTGGGCGAGGTCGACCGCATCCGGTCGGCACAGTCGCGCGCGAACGTGGCGCTTGAACAGCGACAGGCCCGTGGCTGA
- a CDS encoding RsmB/NOP family class I SAM-dependent RNA methyltransferase has product MNPSPPDWFERYRDLVADWPAFMQCLRQPLSSALWCQSLDVTPARLVELAAADGLKLNPDPALPLAFRCTPDADLGRRWWYRAGLAHAQEIASQLPVHLLDPKPGERVLDLCAAPGGKTAQIAVRLEGLGTVVANDLVTGRLKALKDTLERLGLANVSVTNADGAGIGGAAGGFDRVLVDAPCSCEGTVRRAPLAAGTSQAPRYGEFARRQIALLSRGAALCRPGGRIVYATCTFAPEENEAVVDAVLRLADGALRVVPASVPGFVSRPGLDAWEGHTFDASLRTTLRVWPEDNDTGGFYVAVLEKAATARGPELPGPITAIDDEGFIAAITERYGLPNALTGAFLPVRATGRGLSVIARDHRPPRRPEPIAFGQAAVKRDAHAPVLRTAGARLWGRQATRNVVELDAGGRDLYLARESADLGNALPSDCDARGVVIVRHAGFALGLGWYDRAAGVVHSLLPKHRAVSEAAPD; this is encoded by the coding sequence ATGAACCCGTCACCGCCGGACTGGTTCGAGCGCTATCGCGATCTGGTCGCGGACTGGCCCGCGTTTATGCAATGTCTGCGCCAGCCGCTGTCCAGCGCGCTGTGGTGTCAGTCGCTGGACGTTACGCCCGCCCGGCTGGTCGAACTCGCGGCCGCGGACGGATTGAAACTGAACCCCGATCCGGCGCTGCCGCTGGCGTTTCGTTGCACCCCGGATGCCGACCTGGGTCGTCGCTGGTGGTACCGCGCGGGTCTGGCCCACGCCCAGGAGATCGCCTCGCAGCTGCCCGTGCATCTGCTCGACCCGAAACCCGGCGAGCGGGTGCTGGATCTCTGCGCCGCGCCCGGCGGCAAGACCGCGCAGATCGCGGTGCGACTCGAGGGCCTGGGAACGGTCGTTGCCAATGATCTGGTGACGGGACGGCTCAAGGCGCTCAAGGACACCCTCGAACGTCTCGGGCTCGCGAATGTAAGCGTCACGAACGCCGACGGCGCCGGGATTGGAGGGGCGGCCGGCGGGTTCGATCGTGTGCTCGTCGATGCGCCCTGTTCCTGCGAAGGCACGGTGCGCCGCGCGCCACTGGCGGCCGGCACCTCGCAGGCACCACGCTATGGCGAGTTTGCGCGCCGGCAGATCGCGCTGTTGAGCCGCGGCGCCGCGCTGTGTCGCCCGGGCGGCCGCATCGTCTACGCGACCTGCACGTTTGCGCCGGAAGAAAACGAGGCCGTGGTGGACGCCGTGTTGCGGCTGGCCGACGGCGCGCTGCGCGTCGTGCCGGCGTCAGTGCCGGGTTTCGTCTCGCGCCCGGGCCTCGATGCATGGGAGGGACATACGTTCGACGCCTCGCTTCGCACCACCCTGCGGGTCTGGCCCGAGGACAACGATACTGGCGGCTTCTACGTCGCCGTACTGGAAAAGGCAGCGACCGCGCGCGGCCCCGAACTGCCCGGGCCGATCACGGCAATCGACGACGAGGGATTCATTGCGGCGATCACCGAGCGCTACGGCCTGCCCAACGCGCTGACCGGCGCGTTTCTGCCGGTACGCGCGACCGGGCGCGGGCTGTCGGTCATCGCGCGCGACCATCGGCCGCCGCGGCGGCCCGAGCCGATTGCGTTTGGCCAGGCCGCGGTCAAGCGCGACGCCCATGCGCCGGTGCTGCGCACGGCCGGTGCGCGGCTGTGGGGACGGCAGGCGACGCGCAATGTCGTCGAGCTCGACGCGGGCGGACGCGATCTCTACCTGGCCCGCGAGTCGGCCGACCTGGGCAACGCGCTGCCCAGCGACTGCGACGCACGTGGCGTGGTCATCGTGCGCCACGCCGGATTCGCGCTGGGGCTGGGCTGGTACGACCGCGCGGCCGGCGTCGTGCACAGCCTGTTGCCAAAACACCGCGCGGTGTCCGAAGCCGCCCCGGACTGA
- a CDS encoding nuclear transport factor 2 family protein has translation MQTPDTVEAAFYAAFRALDLDAMRAVWSTADDAWCVHPGGGLILGTNAIVQSWAEIFAGAQPPRIETRHGGRIDADGLSIRLVTESIVSGGSRMADVLATNIYRRESAGWRLLAHHASLPLMGPGVQMQSKRQVH, from the coding sequence ATGCAGACACCCGACACGGTGGAAGCCGCCTTCTACGCGGCGTTTCGAGCGCTGGACCTCGACGCCATGCGCGCGGTCTGGTCGACGGCCGACGACGCCTGGTGCGTGCATCCCGGCGGCGGCCTGATCCTCGGCACCAATGCGATCGTGCAGAGCTGGGCGGAAATCTTCGCGGGCGCGCAGCCGCCGCGCATCGAAACACGCCATGGCGGACGCATCGACGCGGACGGACTGTCGATCCGGCTGGTGACTGAATCGATCGTCAGCGGCGGTTCACGCATGGCGGACGTGCTGGCGACGAACATCTATCGCCGCGAGTCCGCTGGCTGGCGCCTGCTTGCGCATCACGCGTCACTGCCGTTGATGGGCCCCGGCGTGCAGATGCAGTCGAAACGACAGGTGCATTAG
- a CDS encoding RnfABCDGE type electron transport complex subunit D — protein sequence MPEPILPEQRNTVTRLMAWVLAALLPGTLAMQLIFGVGVWLNIGLAVVSAVVVEATALILRGRPLGRALGDLSAVVTGWLIALCLPPLAPWWLPVTAAALAVAFGKHLYGGLGRNPFNPAMVGYCAVLIAFPAEIAAWPAASSTPADFATSLQAVFGTAHLDAVSGATPLDHLRTGLTRGLEMPALAAGPMWGHLGAVGWEWISCGFLLGGLVLALRGIIGWRISLTVLAGLLIPATIAWLVAPAHYATPWIHALSGATLLGAFFIATDPVTAATTKRGQLMYGAGIGLITWIIRAYGGYPDGFAFAVLLMNTAAPLIDRYAGARERRG from the coding sequence ATGCCCGAGCCAATCCTTCCCGAGCAACGCAACACCGTCACACGGCTGATGGCCTGGGTGCTGGCGGCGCTGCTGCCCGGCACGCTGGCGATGCAGCTGATCTTCGGCGTCGGAGTGTGGCTGAACATCGGGCTGGCCGTGGTGTCGGCCGTCGTCGTGGAGGCCACCGCTTTGATCCTGCGCGGCCGGCCGCTGGGCCGTGCGCTCGGCGATCTCAGTGCGGTCGTCACCGGCTGGCTGATCGCGCTGTGCCTGCCCCCGCTGGCGCCCTGGTGGCTGCCGGTCACGGCGGCAGCACTCGCCGTGGCATTCGGCAAGCACCTGTACGGCGGACTCGGCCGCAACCCGTTCAACCCGGCAATGGTCGGCTACTGCGCCGTGCTGATTGCATTTCCGGCCGAGATCGCCGCCTGGCCGGCGGCCAGTTCAACGCCGGCGGATTTCGCAACCAGCTTGCAGGCGGTGTTCGGCACGGCGCACCTCGATGCGGTCAGCGGCGCGACGCCGCTCGATCATCTGCGCACCGGGCTGACCCGCGGGCTGGAGATGCCCGCGCTCGCGGCAGGTCCGATGTGGGGTCACCTCGGCGCGGTCGGCTGGGAGTGGATCAGCTGCGGCTTTCTACTCGGCGGCCTGGTGCTGGCCCTGCGCGGGATCATCGGCTGGCGGATCTCGCTGACGGTGCTGGCAGGACTGCTGATCCCGGCCACCATCGCCTGGCTTGTTGCGCCCGCGCACTATGCGACACCGTGGATCCATGCGCTGAGCGGCGCAACGCTGCTCGGTGCGTTCTTCATCGCGACCGATCCGGTCACCGCCGCAACCACCAAGCGCGGGCAGCTCATGTATGGCGCCGGGATCGGACTGATCACCTGGATCATCCGTGCCTACGGCGGCTACCCCGACGGCTTCGCATTCGCCGTGCTGCTGATGAACACGGCCGCACCGCTGATCGACCGCTATGCGGGAGCCCGGGAGCGCCGTGGCTGA
- a CDS encoding capsular biosynthesis protein gives MIDLHCHLLPGIDDGARDLETALAMARIATDDGIEIVACTPHIYPGLYDNNAEGIRNAIAALHDALRAAGNPLKLTVGADTHLVPEVVDGLRTGRIPSLNATRYLLLEPPHHVAPPRFEMAVSNVRAAGYVPLITHPERLSWIEDHYEKFVALAHDGVWMQVTAGAVTGRFGRRPRYWAERMLDEGLVHVLATDAHNTRSRPPLLAEGEHAASAFVGAEEARRMVVDRPLAVLRNAAPDTLPAPPGLTPDAQERSRARAARGGLFRRWFGG, from the coding sequence ATGATTGATCTGCACTGCCATCTGCTGCCGGGCATCGACGACGGGGCACGCGATCTGGAAACCGCGCTTGCGATGGCGCGCATTGCCACTGACGACGGAATCGAGATTGTTGCCTGCACCCCGCACATCTACCCCGGGCTGTATGACAACAATGCTGAAGGGATTCGCAATGCAATCGCCGCGTTGCACGATGCGCTCAGGGCGGCGGGAAACCCGCTCAAACTCACCGTCGGCGCGGACACGCATCTGGTGCCCGAGGTTGTCGACGGACTACGGACTGGCCGAATCCCGTCGCTGAACGCTACGCGCTACCTGCTGCTCGAGCCGCCGCACCACGTCGCACCGCCGCGCTTTGAAATGGCGGTGTCGAACGTTCGCGCCGCCGGATACGTGCCGTTGATCACGCACCCCGAACGCTTGAGCTGGATCGAGGACCACTACGAAAAATTCGTGGCCCTGGCGCACGACGGCGTGTGGATGCAGGTCACCGCCGGTGCCGTGACCGGGCGTTTCGGGCGCCGGCCGCGTTACTGGGCCGAACGCATGCTCGACGAAGGCCTGGTGCACGTGCTGGCGACCGATGCACACAACACGCGCTCGCGCCCGCCGCTGCTCGCCGAGGGCGAACACGCCGCAAGTGCGTTCGTCGGTGCGGAGGAAGCCAGGCGCATGGTCGTGGACCGGCCATTGGCGGTGCTCAGGAACGCCGCGCCGGACACGCTGCCAGCGCCGCCCGGGCTGACGCCGGATGCGCAGGAGCGATCCCGGGCCAGGGCCGCTCGCGGCGGGCTGTTCCGCCGCTGGTTTGGCGGCTGA
- the nth gene encoding endonuclease III, with amino-acid sequence MNPVSRRAFFERLREANPHPTTELVYSTPFELLVAVMLSAQATDVSVNKATRGLFQLANTPSAMLRLGEERVREAIRTIGLFNTKARNIIRACAIIESEHGGEIPRQRHALEALPGVGRKTANVVLNTAFGEPTIAVDTHIFRVANRTGLAPGKTPLAVEQRLLKVVPMEFRQDAHHWLILHGRYVCTARKPRCEDCVVGEFCDFVRTKARNKAVQTRPAPA; translated from the coding sequence TTGAACCCGGTCAGTCGACGGGCGTTTTTCGAACGCCTGCGCGAAGCGAATCCGCACCCGACGACCGAACTCGTCTATTCCACGCCGTTCGAGCTCTTGGTCGCCGTCATGCTCTCGGCGCAGGCGACCGATGTCAGCGTCAACAAGGCGACCCGGGGCCTGTTCCAACTCGCCAACACACCGTCCGCGATGCTCCGGCTTGGCGAGGAGCGAGTGCGCGAGGCGATCCGCACGATCGGCCTGTTCAACACTAAAGCGCGCAACATCATCCGTGCCTGCGCAATCATCGAATCCGAGCACGGCGGCGAGATCCCGCGCCAGCGGCATGCGCTGGAAGCCCTGCCCGGCGTCGGCCGCAAGACCGCCAACGTCGTGCTCAATACCGCGTTTGGCGAACCGACCATCGCGGTCGACACCCACATTTTTCGTGTGGCGAATCGCACCGGCCTCGCACCGGGCAAGACACCGCTGGCGGTCGAGCAGCGGCTGCTGAAAGTCGTGCCAATGGAATTTCGCCAGGACGCGCATCACTGGCTGATCCTGCACGGACGCTATGTCTGCACGGCACGCAAACCGCGCTGCGAGGACTGTGTCGTAGGCGAATTCTGTGATTTTGTCCGCACAAAGGCGCGAAACAAGGCCGTGCAGACGCGCCCAGCACCGGCCTGA
- a CDS encoding tRNA(Met) cytidine acetyltransferase, translating to MAARDTVMRSTPWGWLAGWRESLVAARERRLVYVAGDVAECQVRFDEIAAVLDGTGQLWVGAAAAADRDVIDPTDASRRLGEEFDLVFYDLRAGMDPDAIGALAGTLRAGGLLVLAGPPLDEWSGFCDPVQARVTVWPVAAAEVTRRYLVRFARMLATDPTVVVIGTASKPAPTHPEAASAAQVDPPYRSRDQADAVAAIEHVVHGQRRRPVVLQADRGRGKSAALGLAAGRLLAGGLRRVVVTSAVRAAAGAVFEHAASVWTAARQVTNDRLADARGALEFLPVDRLLADDRPVDLVLVDEAATLPTPLLARLLERFGRIAFATTVHGYEGSGRGFALRFQTWLDTHTRGWRRVTLNEPIRYAATDPLERWTFRALLLNASAAPDESFAGVDVAQARIERLDRDRLAGDEAQLAEVFGLLVSAHYRTRPLDLRHLLDGPNLEVWIARLNGSVAAVALVAREGGFDAQLAERIGAGLTRPHGHLLPETLASHMGLVTAAGLSAIRVLRIAVHPAVQRQGLGSQMLDQLVAQGAARGFAYAGGSFGADPGLVHFWRRAGFEPVRISARANAASGAHSVLMLCGMSVDGAGVVHRARRAFARDWPVAFGDGLNGLDPDLALELCRGADPGIGLDADERSALAAFAHGRRIVEAVAGPLWRFAASELAAASLSSTAARLLLVRVIQRGDWTACARRLGLSGRAELVERLRAAVRERVAAPGDTTGAGA from the coding sequence ATGGCTGCCCGCGACACCGTGATGCGTTCCACGCCCTGGGGGTGGCTCGCCGGCTGGCGCGAGTCGCTGGTTGCGGCGCGGGAGCGGCGGCTCGTGTATGTCGCCGGCGACGTGGCTGAATGCCAGGTTCGGTTCGACGAGATCGCAGCGGTGCTGGACGGCACCGGCCAGCTGTGGGTCGGTGCGGCCGCGGCTGCCGATCGCGACGTCATCGACCCGACCGATGCATCGCGCCGGCTCGGCGAGGAGTTCGACCTTGTGTTTTACGACCTGCGCGCCGGCATGGACCCGGATGCAATCGGCGCATTGGCCGGCACCCTGCGGGCCGGAGGTCTGCTGGTTCTTGCAGGTCCGCCGCTCGACGAGTGGTCTGGGTTTTGCGACCCGGTGCAGGCGCGGGTCACGGTCTGGCCGGTCGCCGCGGCCGAGGTCACGCGGCGTTATCTGGTGCGTTTCGCCCGGATGCTCGCGACGGACCCGACCGTCGTCGTGATCGGTACGGCGTCGAAGCCCGCGCCGACCCACCCGGAAGCGGCATCCGCCGCGCAGGTCGATCCGCCGTACCGCAGCCGCGACCAGGCCGATGCCGTCGCGGCCATCGAGCATGTCGTGCACGGTCAGCGCCGCCGGCCCGTGGTCCTGCAGGCCGATCGTGGTCGCGGCAAATCGGCCGCACTCGGGCTCGCGGCCGGTCGGTTGCTCGCCGGCGGGTTGCGGCGGGTCGTCGTCACGAGCGCCGTACGCGCGGCGGCGGGCGCCGTATTCGAACACGCGGCCAGTGTCTGGACCGCGGCCCGCCAGGTCACGAACGACCGCCTCGCGGACGCGCGCGGCGCGCTGGAGTTTCTGCCGGTCGATCGATTGCTCGCCGACGACCGGCCGGTGGATCTGGTGCTGGTCGACGAGGCCGCGACGCTGCCGACCCCGCTGCTGGCGCGCCTGCTGGAACGTTTCGGACGCATCGCGTTTGCAACGACGGTGCACGGCTATGAAGGCAGCGGTCGCGGTTTCGCGTTGCGGTTCCAGACCTGGCTCGATACCCACACGCGCGGCTGGCGACGCGTGACCCTGAACGAACCGATTCGCTATGCGGCCACCGATCCACTGGAACGCTGGACGTTCCGCGCCCTGCTGCTGAATGCCAGCGCAGCGCCGGACGAGTCCTTCGCCGGTGTCGATGTGGCGCAAGCGCGGATCGAGCGGCTGGATCGCGACCGGCTCGCGGGCGATGAAGCCCAGCTGGCCGAGGTGTTCGGTCTGCTGGTCAGCGCGCACTACCGCACCCGGCCGCTGGACCTGCGCCACCTGCTCGACGGACCGAACCTCGAGGTCTGGATCGCGCGCCTGAATGGATCGGTTGCGGCCGTGGCGCTGGTGGCCCGAGAGGGCGGATTCGATGCGCAACTTGCCGAGCGGATCGGCGCGGGGCTGACGCGCCCGCACGGTCATCTGCTGCCGGAAACCCTTGCCTCCCACATGGGCCTGGTGACCGCCGCCGGGCTGTCGGCGATCCGCGTGCTGCGCATTGCCGTGCATCCGGCCGTGCAGCGGCAAGGACTCGGCAGCCAAATGCTGGATCAACTTGTCGCTCAGGGCGCGGCGCGCGGGTTCGCCTATGCCGGCGGGAGTTTCGGCGCGGATCCGGGGCTGGTGCATTTCTGGCGTCGCGCCGGGTTCGAGCCGGTACGGATCAGCGCGCGCGCGAACGCCGCGAGCGGCGCACATTCCGTGCTGATGTTGTGCGGAATGAGTGTCGATGGAGCGGGGGTGGTGCATCGAGCGCGGCGGGCATTCGCGCGCGACTGGCCGGTCGCATTCGGTGATGGCCTGAACGGGCTGGATCCGGATCTGGCGCTGGAACTGTGTCGCGGCGCGGACCCCGGAATCGGTCTCGATGCCGATGAGCGTTCGGCGCTCGCGGCCTTCGCCCATGGCCGGCGCATCGTCGAGGCGGTTGCCGGTCCACTGTGGCGGTTCGCCGCGAGCGAACTCGCGGCCGCTTCGCTCTCGTCAACGGCGGCGCGCCTGTTGCTCGTGCGCGTGATCCAGCGCGGCGACTGGACCGCCTGCGCGAGACGGCTTGGCCTTTCCGGTCGTGCCGAACTGGTCGAGCGGCTGCGCGCGGCGGTGCGCGAGCGGGTTGCGGCACCCGGGGACACGACCGGGGCGGGCGCATGA
- a CDS encoding putative DNA-binding domain-containing protein has protein sequence MADADAVGFIATQYAFTAHIREPSVHERPEEVEERRMAIYRDLLYNNVQSFLASGFPVLRAISSDAYWHGLARDFFAHHRSHTPYFSEIGREFIEFVQNERDSPEDPGFLLELLHYERVELELMIDTRDPRALSADPNGDLLEGVPMASPLAVALRYQYPVHRIGVDHQPDEPPAEPTDLIVYRDRADEVGFLEANPVTLRLLVLLQENSHSTGKELLDGLAAELQHPRPELVIAHGRDILQRFRHLDILLGTRA, from the coding sequence GTGGCTGACGCAGACGCCGTCGGATTCATTGCGACGCAATATGCGTTCACCGCGCATATTCGCGAACCGTCGGTTCACGAACGTCCGGAAGAAGTCGAAGAACGCCGCATGGCGATCTATCGGGATCTGCTCTACAACAACGTGCAGAGTTTCCTGGCGTCGGGATTTCCGGTACTGCGGGCGATCTCGTCCGATGCATACTGGCACGGACTGGCGCGGGATTTCTTCGCACACCACCGTTCCCATACACCGTACTTTTCGGAGATCGGCCGGGAGTTCATCGAGTTCGTTCAGAACGAACGCGACTCGCCGGAGGATCCAGGCTTTCTCCTCGAACTGCTGCACTACGAGCGCGTGGAACTCGAATTGATGATCGACACGCGCGATCCGCGTGCGCTCAGCGCGGACCCGAACGGCGATCTGCTCGAAGGCGTTCCCATGGCATCCCCGCTGGCGGTCGCGTTGCGCTATCAATACCCGGTGCACCGGATTGGCGTCGACCATCAGCCGGATGAACCGCCGGCCGAACCGACCGACCTGATCGTATATCGCGACCGCGCGGACGAAGTCGGATTCCTCGAAGCGAATCCCGTCACACTGAGACTTCTCGTGCTGTTGCAGGAAAATTCACACAGCACCGGCAAGGAACTGCTTGATGGTCTTGCCGCGGAACTACAACATCCGCGGCCGGAACTCGTGATCGCGCACGGCCGGGACATCCTCCAGCGTTTTCGCCATCTGGATATTCTGCTCGGCACACGCGCGTAG
- a CDS encoding RnfABCDGE type electron transport complex subunit G: MREPGSAVADAGPIRAGLRAGGWLALIAAITAAVVVTTHDRASPQIELNRQQRLIERLAELLPAESIGADPLAQALEIDRPSGTHTRILRAYRGSRDGAVDGVVFEVESANGYSGTIRLLVGVDPDGAALGARVVEHRETPGLGDAIETRRGDWIHQFDGSSLAQPTAEHWQVKRDGGEFDAITSATITSRAVVGAVHDALLYFRDHRNQLLAAPEARP, translated from the coding sequence ATGCGGGAGCCCGGGAGCGCCGTGGCTGACGCCGGGCCGATCCGCGCGGGACTGCGTGCCGGCGGCTGGCTCGCGCTGATCGCGGCCATCACGGCCGCGGTGGTCGTCACGACCCATGACCGCGCAAGCCCGCAGATCGAACTCAATCGCCAGCAGCGGCTGATCGAACGACTCGCGGAACTGCTGCCGGCCGAGTCCATCGGGGCCGATCCGCTCGCGCAGGCGCTGGAGATCGACCGCCCCAGCGGCACCCACACCCGCATTCTGCGGGCCTACCGCGGCAGCCGTGACGGCGCGGTCGACGGCGTGGTGTTCGAAGTCGAGAGCGCGAACGGCTACAGCGGCACCATCCGGCTGCTGGTCGGCGTCGACCCGGATGGCGCCGCGCTTGGCGCGCGCGTCGTCGAGCACCGCGAGACGCCGGGACTGGGCGATGCCATCGAAACCCGCCGCGGCGACTGGATCCACCAGTTCGACGGCAGCAGTCTTGCGCAGCCCACGGCTGAACATTGGCAGGTCAAACGCGACGGCGGCGAGTTCGACGCGATCACCAGCGCAACCATCACCTCGCGTGCCGTGGTCGGGGCCGTGCATGACGCGTTGCTATACTTTCGCGACCATCGCAACCAGTTGCTCGCGGCACCCGAAGCGCGCCCGTGA
- a CDS encoding electron transport complex subunit E translates to MHEVAFNGLWKNNQALVALLGLCPLLAVTNTAINGLGLGLATLLVLLASNVTISAVRHWLHSEIRLPAFVLIIAGFVTSTDIALAAWLPGLHEALGIFVPLIVTNCTILARAEAFASRQPVLHSAVDALAIGGGFLLVLFVLGALREVIGTGSVLAGADLLFGAGAADWSVRLTDRGFLLAILPPGAFVGLGLLIAAKNLLDARRQRRHSVHVPLPQRA, encoded by the coding sequence CTGCACGAGGTCGCATTCAACGGCCTGTGGAAGAACAACCAGGCGCTGGTCGCGCTGCTGGGCCTGTGCCCGCTGCTCGCGGTCACCAACACCGCAATCAACGGTCTCGGGCTCGGGCTTGCGACACTGCTGGTGCTGCTCGCCTCCAACGTCACGATCTCGGCCGTGCGTCACTGGCTGCACAGCGAGATTCGCCTGCCTGCCTTCGTACTCATCATCGCCGGTTTCGTCACCAGCACCGACATCGCGCTGGCGGCCTGGCTGCCCGGCCTGCATGAAGCGCTCGGCATCTTCGTGCCGCTCATCGTCACCAATTGCACCATCCTCGCCCGCGCCGAGGCGTTCGCCAGCCGTCAGCCCGTGCTGCACTCGGCCGTGGATGCGTTGGCGATCGGCGGCGGCTTTCTGCTGGTCCTGTTCGTGCTCGGCGCGCTGCGGGAAGTGATCGGCACCGGCAGCGTGTTGGCCGGCGCGGACCTGCTGTTCGGGGCCGGCGCGGCGGACTGGTCCGTGCGCCTGACCGATCGCGGCTTCCTGCTTGCGATCCTGCCGCCCGGCGCGTTCGTCGGACTCGGCCTGCTGATCGCCGCAAAAAATCTGCTGGATGCCCGCAGGCAACGTCGACACAGCGTCCACGTTCCACTGCCGCAGCGCGCTTGA
- a CDS encoding DoxX family membrane protein has product MIRLLNRLQDLLDATRAIDFLGPLALRAYLAPIFILAGGNKLANAEHLVPYFESLGIPAPQLMVYVAGLTELVGGWALVAGFAVRWFAIPLMITMAVAAITAHLENGWHVLPETELTVPWEWRTDLIEQANLRKDAARSLLQERGNYGWLTATGPFTVLKNGIEFAATYFVMLLALFFTGAGRFFSLDYWIRRAFRRTTT; this is encoded by the coding sequence ATGATTCGCTTGCTGAACCGATTACAAGACCTGCTCGACGCAACCCGCGCGATCGATTTTCTCGGGCCACTGGCACTGCGCGCCTATCTGGCGCCGATCTTCATCCTGGCCGGCGGCAACAAACTCGCAAACGCGGAGCATCTGGTTCCGTACTTCGAAAGCCTGGGCATACCGGCGCCACAACTCATGGTCTACGTCGCCGGTCTGACGGAACTCGTCGGCGGCTGGGCGCTGGTTGCGGGTTTTGCGGTGCGCTGGTTTGCGATACCGCTGATGATCACGATGGCGGTCGCGGCGATCACCGCACACCTCGAAAACGGCTGGCACGTGCTGCCGGAGACCGAACTCACCGTGCCCTGGGAGTGGCGCACGGACCTGATCGAGCAGGCAAACCTCCGCAAGGACGCCGCGCGTTCGCTGCTACAGGAACGAGGCAACTATGGCTGGTTGACCGCGACCGGTCCGTTCACCGTGTTGAAGAACGGTATCGAGTTCGCGGCGACCTACTTCGTCATGCTGCTGGCGCTGTTCTTCACTGGCGCGGGACGCTTTTTCAGCCTCGACTACTGGATCAGGCGCGCTTTTCGCCGGACCACGACCTGA